In the genome of Vanacampus margaritifer isolate UIUO_Vmar chromosome 1, RoL_Vmar_1.0, whole genome shotgun sequence, one region contains:
- the ccdc9b gene encoding coiled-coil domain-containing protein 9B isoform X7, with amino-acid sequence MKRYKEVEEDKKRAEEEGMALQSRKGKTDDLTITVNKSASVSRVVVTKSFNSCSPAGKGQEEVGAGRGEDVTLQTAGNVSRGHKKQLIVTMAGKKGKRVVCEKPEKRPDPSCLSDVKSPADEVQAGSAETAWIGKQPHHMTKLDVTAQELEITDLNIPTSKEEQKEYLQWKKEREKIDKERVARHKNAKGQWRRAWDIDKTENMFLDKSLPDRDWVPPSRGGRSTRRGQHRSGADTRGNCRGHEKRGKDKSTKNVQVMSSNAKGKDRLTGRARRWEDQEEGGDLQTPDAPLEEFLEELDAITDADAEERRDQDSKTKLPLSPDISNTCEEVIGSKGSNTSKQDKEDASSSRASEKKVRFSQELIRGAHTKQIAGSWDSDNSQSSPTGFLKASSQKKIRHKVLQPHLGSAKDEASHWQQQASESECTKKDIGAPTAPCCPPAEKACACLPESFAQPVELTKCNTNAEEATDSRVCVLSLESGESHPEHFSCSDKDFLFGFGPQLKVGIIISRAPASHMGFGHRLSTPTWEANAGAQIDPPPSHATDE; translated from the exons ATGAAGAGATACAAG GAGGTGGAAGAGGACAAGAAAAgagcagaagaagaaggaatGGCGCTGCAGAGTCGTAAGGGCAAAACTGATGATCTTACGATCACAGTAAACAAGTCCGCTTCT GTCAGTCGCGTGGTGGTGACCAAGTCCTTTAACAGTTGCTCACCTGCTGGGAAAGGACAAGAGGAAGTAGGAGCGGGCCGAGGGGAGGACGTTACTCTGCAGACTGCTGGGAATGTAAGCAGAGGGCACAAGAAGCAGCTCATTGTCACCATGGCTGGCAAAAAG GGTAAAAGAGTGGTGTGTGAGAAGCCTGAGAAGAGGCCAGACCCCTCATGTCTGTCAGATGTCAAGAGCCCAGCTGATGAGGTACAAGCTGGCAGTGCGGAGACGGCATGGATAGGAAAACAACcacatcacatgaccaagtTGGATGTTACAGCACAG GAGCTGGAAATCACAGACCTCAACATCCCCACATCGAAGGAGGAGCAGAAGGAGTACCTGCAGTGGAAAAAGGAGCGCGAGAAGATTGACAAGGAGAGAGTGGCGCGTCACAAGAATGCCAAGGGACAGTGGAGGAGGGCATGGGACATAGACAAAACAGAGAACAT GTTTTTAGACAAATCGCTTCCTGACAGAGATTGGGTGCCTCCAAGTAGAG GAGGACGAAGCACCAGAAGAGGACAGCATAGGTCTGGTGCTGACACACGAGGTAACTGTCGAG GTCATGAGAAGCGAGGCAAAGACAAGTCAACTAAAAACGTTCAAGTAATGAGCAGCAATGCAAAAGGCAAAGATCGTCTGACTGGAAGAGCCAGAAG ATGGGAAGATCAAGAAGAAGGCGGAGATCTACAG ACTCCAGATGCACCATTGGAGGAATTCCTGGAGGAACTTGATGCAATCACAGATGCTGATGCCGAAGAGCGGAGAGATCAGGACTCCAAAACAAAGCTGCCGCTCAGTCCAGATATTTCAAATACGTGTGAGGAAGTGATTGGATCCAAAGGTTCAAACACCTCAAAGCAGGATAAAGAAGACGCCTCATCCTCTCGAGCTTCAGAGAAGAAAGTGCGATTCTCGCAGGAGCTCATCCGGGGGGCTCACACAAAGCAAATCGCAGGCTCTTGGGATTCCGACAACTCTCAATCGAGTCCAACAGGCTTCTTAAAAGCTTCCTCGCAGAAAAAGATCCGCCATAAAGTGCTCCAGCCGCATCTGGGAAGTGCCAAGGATGAAGCGAGTCATTGGCAGCAGCAGGCTTCGGAAAGTGAATGTACTAAAAAAGACATCGGTGCCCCCACAGCGCCCTGTTGCCCCCCTGCTGAAAAGGCCTGCGCTTGTCTACCGGAAAGCTTTGCCCAGCCTGTGGAGCTCACAAAGTGTAACACGAATGCAG AAGAAGCTACCGATTCCCGTGTATGCGTCTTGAGCCTGGAATCAGGGGAGTCACACCCGGAGCACTTCAGCTGCAGCGACAAG